The Plasmodium cynomolgi strain B DNA, chromosome 13, whole genome shotgun sequence DNA segment CGTATGGTTCACTTTTCATGTCACTTCTTACGTGTCAGTGTTCGCCTTGTAGCTTGgcctttatttttgcttctgtCCATTTTGTACGTGCTTACCCCATCAACTAGAAAGTTACATTCCTGGAGGAGTAGTTTTTTCACTTGTTCGATTTGGTTATGTGTGACTTGCTTGACGTTTTCGGCATCGTTCGGCTTTGAGTCCTCTGAAGAGGGTGGGAggggcgcaaaaaggggaaatgggtatgcacacatacatataggTATGTATGGAAAGCAGCTTTGGCGTAACTTCCTCTCAGTGTGTACTCCAACACGGCATCAAACCAGGAGGGAGACAAACGTAACTATCTAAAAACTGCCTAAATGCGAGCGAAGTGAAAACCTTTAAGGGAGGCTGAGCCTATGTTGTAATTTTCCTCAACCAGGTGTTTATAATTCGTCTTGCAGAATTCTTTCATGAAAATTTGCTCATGAATGATTTGGTTtgcatttattaattttgcgATGTGTTTGTTGGCCTGAAATTGGGGAGAGCGTAGTGTCAGGtgagaaaaagtgaagagaGAGTTTTGACTCGTAGAGTGGCTATCAGGACGGTCAAATCCTCTCTGGGGCATCGAAACACTTTTTGccgttctccttttttcgccttaGTGACGCATAACTTGGGGGGCAATCCAATTACCTCGCTCTTTTGCAAATCCCACGCTTTGGCATACTTCTTCTGAAAATTTTGCTCATAACTTTTCTGTCTCTTTTGGAGCTGGATAAATTGAAACTTGATTCTCTCGTACTGATTTATTAGCTCGCTGACGTTTTTTCTAAACAGAGGAAGGGAGAAAGTGGAACCGGCATCATTTAGGTATACCCCAGCATAAATATCTTTCACGTTACGGTGCATGAAGGAcgtttttacaattttgcttTACGGGGAAAGTGCCTGCCTTCAGGGGGTATTTCACCCGTGTGTCTGTGTGCCTCCCCATATGAACCCTAACTGGTGAGCCTTACTTGGACTTAATCTTATAGTTGTAGTAGTACGTCTTAACGGAGAGGAGAGCTTCTCTCAGTTTGTTTATTTCgagtttgtaaaaatttatcattttcaaaTTGTGGTTGTTTTTCTGTTGCAGGAGTTTGTTGTcgtaaagttttttttctctctccatGATGATGCGGTTAATGTCTTGTATGTGTTCCATGTTCGTGTCCTTCGAGGCGTGTGTAGAGGGTGGTAGTGGATCGAAGGTGACTCACCGCATGGATGCGCAGGTGTAGATAGGCTAATGAACATGCGAAtgagggttttttttttttttttcccttactAGGTTACCCTCCAGCAACTCATTTTTGCCCTTCAAATTTAGATGGTTCTGTTCGTGACTTTCCTTAATTTTGTGGTTCAGCTTTTTGTGGCTTTCCAGCTCGTCCAGAAAAGTAGTGGAATTCTTTgggagaaaagggagaaagtaataaaaagggTGTAAAGACGGGGTAGCTGTGGATGCTTTAAAAGGGGCATGTGTTTATCCGGGCTGAATGGcgttcaaaatggggaaccgagaaaaaaaaaagaaaaatttaatgaaaaatggggcaTATAAATGTATGATTTATGACGAACCAGGTCTCTCATCCTAATGAAGTCTTCGAGTATCTCCTTATTGTTATTCTGCAGTGAGGAGGTGAGGGTGTTCATGTATGCGCATGCGTATGTGTAAGCATATGCGTGTGTTTGGTGACTCGGTTTGTTTCTTATTGCCCTCCCTTACCAGCAAGCTCTTCCTTTTCGAGTTTAGCTCATCGCGTGTTTTGGTCAGTATGTCTGCGAAGGGGTAGATTGAAAAAGTTGCCTCAAACGAAGTGGATCTTCATGTAGAAAGTAGTCCCACTTGACATGGTACCCAAAGATATAAATTGTGATGCCTCCAATTCAAGAATGACATGTTTACCTTCGAGATACGTTTTGTAGCCCTCCATTTGGTCCCTCATCAGCTCGATAAATGATAGGACATTTTTCGAGTTAATTTCGCACActgcaaaaaagggtgaGGAGTGGGGGTGACTTCGGAAACGCCGTCGTCATCACCGGAGTGGAAAAGTAGGAGGCACTAAAAGGGGTGCAGCGAAGGAAAGAGTGTCACgaaggaggtgaaaaaaaaaaaaaatgccaactCAACTATCGCAATAAccttttttaatcttttcgTCTTTATACTTTAAGAgggagaaatatttttctattttctttttgtaggactctttttcttttagtGCCAAGGCCTTCACATCGGCGATGTTCTTTTGGAACTCGGACTGGTAAATGTCTTCGATTTCTTCTGTgagtttttcctcctttgcgTTGGAGCTTATGGCGAAGCTGTTTTCGTTCAACTCCACGacatacttttttatttgctccAGAAAGGGCTACAAGGGGAGGAAAGAAATCTCAGTGAATGGTAAGTATGATGCTACGCAGAGTGACATTTCTGTTTAGTTCTACTGAACAGATTGGCGACCGATGGAGAGTCTCCTTTTATTTCACACACAAGGACAATTTACACATCAGAAAGGAGGAAGTGcaatgtgtgtgtatgtgtgtgtgtgtttgtgtgggggggaggtaATGGTCTACGTGAAGGTCCTTTTAGAAATGACATTATgagtgaacaaaatggtacGAAAGGTCAAGTGCTTGGTGGGGTCCACATAAGGGGTCTTTCTCTCATCGTGAAAGATGATGTCGCAAAAGGGTGCATCATatgtatacttttttttttacctgttcCTTCTGGTTTACCCGAGTGGATACTTCCCCCAGaaagtccttttttttttcttccaaatttttaacaatttctTGCTTCAGGTTATCGTAATTTACATTAcactcttcatttttatattcaaacTTGTATGCAGATTTAGCTTCTCCTGTGTTTGATAGCTTATCGTTGGtgttttctccctcctgGTTTTTGCTTGTGGTCGCTTGTTCGCTCTCGTTTGGCGGCTCCGCTTGtttatttactaaaaatgCCAAGGGGGTGGGaagtggagaaaaggaagtatagaaaaaggggaaaaagaaaatttaggaaaagtaaaaggaagaaaagcaaaagggggaacagtAAAAGGAGATCATATAAtacatcgtttttttttgttgttcctttttttgccagGCTTACGTTTCTTTCTAATTCTGTTTCGCCTGTTTTCTATCCTTCTTTCTTTGGAAGTACTCAGAAGGTCGTCCATTCTTCCTGCACCTAGCTCCCTTTGCGAAGGCCGtcaaaggggtaaaaaaatggtgtcTCGAAAGGTTTTCTTCCTCGGGGTTTACTGCGCCAGTTGCTGCGTGTTAGGAAGCAAGCCTATTTTGCTCTTTTGTGGGAGAGTTCGAAGGATGAGCTTGTTCCGACATGCGTGTGCAGGCGTACAAGTTTTGGGAGAGGAGGGAACTCCTTTGGGGTGACTTTCATTCGTTTGGAAGCTCCTTGGCTATGTTGGAAAGGACCATGTGAAGGTGTGGATATCCCTGTTCTGCCTAGAAGAGAAGATGTACACGTgtcttttcgaaaaattggTGAAATTAGCCACGTGCTTcttacaaaattgtggaaatGATTCCCCAAAATGTGGACGAAGGGGACCCTCCAAACGACAGCAATGATTCTCGCGTGTTCGCATCTGCTCGTTTGCCGCGGCTCATGCGCAgacatgaaaatatttttttttttttttctctccccccgcTTGAAGTGTATGCAGAAAGTCGATTTGTGTACTTTCCCCACTTTtgtatttgtaaaaaaaatagagcaTGTAAAACACGCACCTCGAAAGTATTCCAAAAGAAATGCGGAGCTGCAGCACGGCCTCGTCCGGAAGGAAGAGGAAATATGATGAGGTAGGATCGACAGAGAAGGAGAAACTATCGGGAGAGAACATCAtacaaggaaaaaacaagaatggaaaagaaaaaagaagatcCATCAGTTTGTCTAATGCTTTTTTCAGTGTAAAAAGTTTCGATAAGTATGACAATTCTTTTAAGTTAGTTAGGAGCGATGCAGCAGACGAGGAGGGGAGAATTTTGGAGAGAGAAGCGGAAACATCATGCTTAGCTGATGGGGGAGGAAGTGCAGATATTAAACGTGGCGAAGGTATACGCGGGGGAGAAGGCATAAGCGGGGGAGAAGGTATACACGGGGGAGAAGGACTCACACCGAAGGCCCCAGTGAATGAGATCCTTCTCCATATGAAGcgctttaaattttttcttcttaaaaaGTCCATGTTATACAAAATTAGGTGTCTGAATCATAACTCCACGTGGCTGTCTGAGCTGTCAAagggaaggggaagaggcaGACGAGGAGGAGTAAACCGAGGATTCCTGAACAACTGCCTATTTGTTAACCCTTTTCCCAGCTACAAAGAAGTGGTTCGTTTGTactatgaacaaaaatataaagaagcCTACATCAAGCTAAGCCTAATTTCagtttattccttttcttcacctGGGGAAGAAGACATACTAAGGGATAACTActtcgaaagaaaaaattacaacttgCATTTCCTCCTCCGTTCGATAGGATCCATCCAGAAGATCAATTCTCCTTGCGGAAaagacattttaaaaaaaaaggaaaaaacaaaagtcCAAAGGAAAGGTAAGAAAAATTCCATTTCGAAGAAAACATCAAATGAGTACTCTATTTTTGCTGAccagaaaaaggagaaaattgcTGATAAGGGGAACACACTCCGAATGTTTatgcaaaatgtgaagaagaaaaaaaaagaggaagaagaaagggaaagaaaaaaaaaacgcattttCATTGTGaggtataaatttattaggTACGAAAATGATGTAAATAGGTGGTGTGATAGGTATCTGAAAAACGGAACATTTGCAGTGAAGGGGACAGCCAAaggagggagagaaaaaatgaagcgtTCTTCGTGCAGAAGGGGAGGGAACAGTAGTGCCCCATATAGGTATCACTCCAACATGAGCAGCAAATCAGAGTCAATAGAAAGGAATAACTATGGGATAGTACCATGCCTTAGGAGTATGCACAAGCCTAGTGGCAACCTTTCTGAGGAGGAACAGgaaaggagaggaaagaaaaagggagacaTAAACACCCAGACTGAGAAGGTACCCAATGGGGCAGATCTTccaattggaaaaaaaagcgataaaaaaaaacacagctGCTTCTTAagtgagaaggaaaaaaccCGTGACAGggtaagaagaagaaacaaggTAGACACCAATTTGTTAATCTTCCTCAAAATGTTGTGTCTGTATAGATATGCCCACTCCTTTAGGGAGAACAAAGTGTTAAGCTTAGGTGGGAATATTTCCGCTAAGGTACACACCAACCGTTCTGAAGCAAAGGAACTGAATTTTCTGACCCAAAAGGTGAGTATAGGAAGCTCTTTGCAAAGGGAAATACTAATGTATATGGTGAAGTATCTGAGGAGAGtccaaaaagaaattaaactCGACACGCACCTTTGTCTGCTACTAAGTGTTGTTTACTatgatttgaaaaaatttcataaaagtTTGTTGTATGTGAGGAAAAGCATCAGACGTGACTACTTCAACTTCGTGGCATGGGTTTTCTTTAACAATTTAATTTCGATCGAGTTGTTTACTGGAGGTAGTTCacgaaaaagcaaaatgggaagacgCGAAAGTGAGTTGTTAAGGAAACCCCCCCAGGGGCGTATCCGCACGTGTGGAAGTAGTTATGAATCCatttgtgaagaaaaaaaaagatttcgcaaaaactccaaaaagttgaaaaagtTGTGCAGCTATTTGTTTCgaaatgaatattttcaaaGCGGAAAGGGGGAGTTCCTAGATGTGGCGGAACACTATTCTAGGTACATCTACGTGAACCCGCTGCGCAACTCGGgggcgtcttttttttttaggaacGGCTACTTTGTAAGTCGCGTATTTAGcgcggggggagggaagcggCGTCCAGGGGGGGCGCGGTCAAGGGGGGAGCggtcaaaaaaggggaatcacTCACGCAGGGGGAGCAACTCAAGAAAAACCAAACCGCGGAACAAGAAGACACGCCTTGCATTTTTCGAAAGATACCAAGAGTACCTAAAAAGGTACAAGTTTAAAAGGAACATCATGTCGCTATTCGGGTTCGCTCACTTTTGCTCCCTCAATTGTTTGCTCTACAAAGATTCCATAAAGACGTACAAACATTTAAAGGAAATCTTGCCGAACAACTTTTATGTGTCCTgtcagctagccaaattgtATTACTATTGTGGGGAGGCCAAAAAGAGTATGAAGTGTTTTGAGAAAATGAATCGCATCTGCAATAGAAACATCATTTTGGAGAGAAATCTGCTGGAAAGCTGTTGTGTTCGCTATTTGCAGagaagggaaagaagaaggaagagagGTAAAGAAGGAGCACAAACAAGTGGTGACAATCAGCCATGTGTTCAGGTAATAAGTGCGAAGAAGTGTAGAGAGATGGAAATGTTGCTGCTTCCTGGGTACTTCTCAAACGGGTTCATTTATGTAGAGCTTTTGGTGAACATGCTGGTGTGTGAGAAGAACCTCCCCGCGTTGTTAATTCTTCTGCGGGATTGTGAAAGGGCTGCGGGGAAGTACACATGTAAGAGCAGAAATGCAAAGTATGACTCTAAATTGTGGTACATCATGGGGAAGTATCTCTCCCTATGCAATAATCGGAAGAAGTCCATTCTTTGCTTCAAGGAAGGAATTCAAAGGAATAAATATCACGTGTTCTCATATATTGCTTTGGCCCAGGAGTATTTCTCCTGTGGAAATGTGAACAGTTCTGTTGGCATCCTAACGAAGGCCATtagtttatattttaataaccCCAGTGCGTGGTTCAGCTTGGCGAAATGTTTtgaatggaaagaaaattaccgattttctattttttgttatgaaCAAGCAATAAATTTTCAGCCAagtaccattttttatttccacctGTCTGggatttatttgaaaaagggAGACATAAACAGTTACATAGACACGTTGAAGAAAGCGTgggtatttaaaaaagattcTTTGTTCGCGTCTATGctgttttttatatacttatcCAAGttgaaagaacaaaataggGGGTGTTCCTTcatgggggaagaagctcAGGAAGGAAATGGTGCTTACCGCtctaaaaaagaaaagagtaaaaaaaagatttttcttttttacgaaaaaaataatgagtGTTTCAGATGGTGTGTCaagtatttaaaatgttgcttgaataaaatgaagataatgCGGAGGTTAAATCGAATGGGACGCATTTCGTCTGTCTATAAATTGGAAGCTGAAGAAGTTGGAAAGTGTCCCCACTTGGGTAAAGCGGAAATGGATGATAACATGAAATGTGACACCTACGATAAATGGGATagtaattcctttttaaaaaatttaaaaagatatttgagaaaaacacaagttatttttgctttattcactttttaagAAACTCGCCCAGGTGTATGTTTGAAGCTATTTACTACTTGGCacattatttctttttccacgAAAGTTTTTACAATGCGTTGAAGCTGTTTGAAGTTTTGTGGGAGGCAGGGGGGCTTTATTCGGAGGCCTCTTTCAGGATGTACAGGCACACACAGAGGACGTTACAGAGGGGGTGGAAGAAGTCCGAGGGGAATGTGCGGTGAATTTTTCGAAGTAGTGTTTTGATTTTGCACACCGCTGTGTGGATGTGTTCCCTCGCAACGTCCTTTTGTGTGATACTGATAGCTCTGTTATTTGTTCCCACCTTTCggataatttttaattgccCCAATTTGGGGTCTACCCCGCCTGGAAGCAGTAAAATAGCAAATTTTGTAAGGGGATATCATTATGGGTGGCCCAAAAAAGGGTccttacaattttgttaagtATGATAATATTAGCAcacaggggggaagcaagcccctttctttttcgccgATGAATTCGGTGTGCGTGTTTGACCTTATTCACCTGTCAGCACACGTGAGCAGACACGGACaggcatatacatacacgtgtATGTCTGTATGCATGTGCTCACGTTTGCTGACGGGCGAACACATTGATCCTTTCTACAAAAAAGCGACACGCATGATGTTATCTAcctatttgtaaaaaaaaaaaaaaaaacagcgtcAGGGGaattgtttaaaaagaaaaatgagtgTACAGATAAATGCGTgtgtacgtgtgtgtgtatgcgtATTTGCATACATTTGAGTGTTTGCGATTGGGTCCATTTGACCTGACCATCTCCAATTCCTGGGCATTTCCTAAAATCAAgttggtttattttttaaagaagacAATCATGTAGCATTCTGTTCTTCTTTCTTATGCACATGAGGGGAAACATTTGAAGCATCTGTTCGGCATCCAGTCGCTTTGATGTCatcccgtttttttcccactcgGTAAAGATATGCGTGTATgtgtaataaatatatagtttttttttttttttttggattttcTACAAACAGTGAAGTCGCCGACAGGACCAACTTTGCTACCTCGTTGGGTACATTTCAAGTGGCACATAAAACTGAGTTGGTTAGATTTATCGccgttattatttttttttaaaaaaggatagGTCTGTGTACACGTTGATACGTGAGGGGAATAAAATGCTGAATTTAAAagtggccttttttttaagtgcctGCATTTTGTTGTTCCCCCCGTATGGTGCCAGGAGGGGTGCACAATCAAATGAGGACACACCTGGTGCTTTGTCCCATGTGTATAGGTCATTAGAATCGAAGCAAATGAACCCATGGGGTTGGGTAAATAACCAAACGGGCAAACTGTTTGGCGGTAGTGCAAATAAAGAGAATGATAATATCGAGAGAAAGCCCCaattttcccttcttttttgtgctgGAAAAGGAGTCTCCTGCGAGGGAAACAACCTGCCCAGTAAAAACATGTGTGCCTTGCGAGAACACCAAAATGCGAATCGATGTGGTAGCACCCATGAGAGAATGATCCAAGTGAATGATGTTTGTCCTTATCGCTTCAGCGATGGtaatttctccccccttttagaCACAAATGGAGGAACGATGAAACAGACGAGCAAGGGGGGTGAACACAAATTCGATcagttgcttcttcttttgagAAATATCATACCCTCTAAAATGGCACCGAAAAAGGAGATGACACAAAGAAAGCATAAAAACTGCATCACAGTTAGggaaagtgtaaaaaataaatccgtttctaaatttttggaGGATGAAAGCATGAAGCGAAATATAGGGACCTATCACATGCGGTACGAGGAAGAAACTGCTAGACTGTTTGCTTACCaagaagaagtaaaaagaatGATGAGTGGGGCGAGAAAAAGCCGAATATTAGTTGAGGCATGTACACTCGACTGTGGGACTAATGGCACATGCGAAATGTATTCAGGACTTCAGTACTGCGAATGCAAACCGGGTTATTCAatggatataaaaaataactttatGTGTACAGAACACTGTGCAGTGAATAATGGGGGGTGCGATCCGAATGCGGAGTGCACGCCTGTAAAACctggtgaagaagaagaaaagaaagtcATAAAAAACGTTGGTGTTATTtgcaaatgtaaaaatggcaacacGAAGCATATGGGATATTACTGCAATTCTGGTTAGTTCACGAGCCTTAATCTTCTCCTGCTGCTCTTGTTGCTTCTCTACTGGTGTCACTGAGGTTGGGGCGATACTTGCGAATTGGGCGGGCAATTTTGGTAAAGTGGGGAAGTTTTTGCTAACTTTTTGGGAAGTTTTGAAAAACCctttgagaattttttttctttgatgCATTAATGGTCCAGCCCGCGTGCCAATTATGGGACGGCGTCAACTGCCTGATTTGCAGCCGCGTCGGCACAGCATCACGTGGGCTGATACGGACGTGCAGATTTATGTGAGTACtcatgtgtgtttttttccccctaatTTTTGcgagttctttttttttttttttttttttccccatccaCCTTACCCACAGGAACTTTGCAGAGTTTCACTTCTCCATTAGGGttggtatttttatacaaccCCCGATGCGAGTTAACATAATTTACCTcacacactttttttttgtgtgtgtgtggagaAGCGGTAACTAGTTCATTTCGTCTGCGTTATGAGTTTACACGACGTGTATCTGTTGAGTAGGGTACCCACTTTTGggcaactttttttcgtccatCGACTCGTGACAGGTTTTAGGCGTTTCCACCTTTGAATGTATCAAGTTGGAACGCAATGCCGTTGTGTCATGCGATGCCCATGAGATGATATAACCCTTTGCGACATTCTCACATGAGGCTAATAGTAGCTACCTCCAAAATGggttactctttttttttttttttttttacttttttcccGTATTACGGTTTTAAAAGGGAAAGNNNNNNNNNNAAAAAAATTGCAAGTAttgtacaattttgtgtttatttaaaaaatcgcgAAGCGGAAAATATCAAATGAAgtggtttttaaaaatgtttttaaagtAAGAAGCACTGGTTTGAATTCCTTTTCGAATTTCTCATTCGAGggaaattgcaaaattggggagttcatgtgtatgtataagTACGTATCttgagcaatttttttttttttccccccctgcgtGTAAAGATTTATGTACCATTTTTACACTCAATTTTAAGttacattttgtgcatatgccCAATTGTGTTTTTAACTTAACAGATATGTGTAAAAGTTTTTCACTGATTTGGCATTGGCGCAGTGCACTTTTCTGATCTTTATAACTTCGCCAtgggaatttaaaaatttgccaaAGGTGAAAGCAAATTTTAAGTTTGAATTGCGAAGAAAGACACGTACATAGCATTGATGGGGTTTACTATCATGTTAGTTCTTGAATTGCAGGACGTGTAAAATTACGACCGTATCGCGCGCTTCGCATATTGGCGAAATTGCGCGGAGTGATACGCCGCTCATGCGCACAGTGACTGGGGGAGCAACGTGATTACCCACGTCAAAGAGGAAAGGTGAAGCAGTAGCCCATTCTGTCCCTCCTTCCCTCCTTCCCTCCTTCCCTCCTTCCCTCCTTCCCTCCTTCCCTCCTTCCCTCCTTTCCCTCCTTTCCCTCCTTTCCCTCCTTTNNNNNNNNNNCTCctccttccaattttttttttttttttttgctcgaCCGCTTATAACGATGCTGCAagggaagataaaaaagttcAAGCTACCCATTAATAATAACAtcgacaattttttaaaggacataagcttaaaaaaaaatgagtatgTGTATGGGTGTGGGGCGGAAGATATAGAAAA contains these protein-coding regions:
- a CDS encoding hypothetical protein (putative), with protein sequence MSSKSESIERNNYGIVPCLRSMHKPSGNLSEEEQERRGKKKGDINTQTEKVPNGADLPIGKKSDKKKHSCFLSEKEKTRDRVRRRNKVDTNLLIFLKMLCLYRYAHSFRENKVLSLGGNISAKVHTNRSEAKELNFLTQKVSIGSSLQREILMYMVKYLRRVQKEIKLDTHLCLLLSVVYYDLKKFHKSLLYVRKSIRRDYFNFVAWVFFNNLISIELFTGGSSRKSKMGRRESELLRKPPQGRIRTCGSSYESICEEKKRFRKNSKKLKKLCSYLFRNEYFQSGKGEFLDVAEHYSRYIYVNPLRNSGASFFFRNGYFVSRVFSAGGGKRRPGGARSRGERSKKGNHSRRGSNSRKTKPRNKKTRLAFFERYQEYLKRYKFKRNIMSLFGFAHFCSLNCLLYKDSIKTYKHLKEILPNNFYVSCQLAKLYYYCGEAKKSMKCFEKMNRICNRNIILERNLLESCCVRYLQRRERRRKRGKEGAQTSGDNQPCVQVISAKKCREMEMLLLPGYFSNGFIYVELLVNMLVCEKNLPALLILLRDCERAAGKYTCKSRNAKYDSKLWYIMGKYLSLCNNRKKSILCFKEGIQRNKYHVFSYIALAQEYFSCGNVNSSVGILTKAISLYFNNPSAWFSLAKCFEWKENYRFSIFCYEQAINFQPSTIFYFHLSGIYLKKGDINSYIDTLKKAWVFKKDSLFASMLFFIYLSKLKEQNRGCSFMGEEAQEGNGAYRSKKEKSKKKIFLFYEKNNECFRWCVKYLKCCLNKMKIMRRLNRMGRISSVYKLEAEEVGKCPHLGKAEMDDNMKCDTYDKWDTIYYLAHYFFFHESFYNALKLFEVLWEAGGLYSEASFRMYRHTQRTLQRGWKKSEGNVR
- a CDS encoding hypothetical protein (putative) gives rise to the protein MDDLLSTSKERRIENRRNRIRKKLNKQAEPPNESEQATTSKNQEGENTNDKLSNTGEAKSAYKFEYKNEECNVNYDNLKQEIVKNLEEKKKDFLGEVSTRVNQKEQPFLEQIKKYVVELNENSFAISSNAKEEKLTEEIEDIYQSEFQKNIADVKALALKEKESYKKKIEKYFSLLKYKDEKIKKVCEINSKNVLSFIELMRDQMEGYKTYLEGKHVILELEASQFISLGTMSNILTKTRDELNSKRKSLLNNNKEILEDFIRMRDLNSTTFLDELESHKKLNHKIKESHEQNHLNLKGKNELLEGNLDTNMEHIQDINRIIMEREKKLYDNKLLQQKNNHNLKMINFYKLEINKLREALLSVKTYYYNYKIKSKKNVSELINQYERIKFQFIQLQKRQKSYEQNFQKKYAKAWDLQKSEANKHIAKLINANQIIHEQIFMKEFCKTNYKHLVEENYNIGSASLKEDSKPNDAENVKQVTHNQIEQVKKLLLQECNFLVDGDAEDEQEKLKKIFNYIGVHTQDDLELLTQLFYVDDQQENDEGDLTHNSEYTLDIIFKYYQEKEKENVCRIAQNKQKYKNRLNISLKLIIERKKQEKEYWDNLARITPHDTIELWKTFLIFIEKYYHLLKERATIIQNIFSEEKLVKENMSKINRMKEALSKL